One Patescibacteria group bacterium DNA segment encodes these proteins:
- a CDS encoding pitrilysin family protein translates to MKFTEKKFKNGLRAIVAPMESTQTITILVLVGTGSNYEARDISGLSHFLEHMFFKGTTKYPKPGELDRLLDSVGAIHNAFTTREETGYWIKVDTKQFDLALLFVSDILQNALLKEEEINRERGVILEEMKMYWDDPRRHVWSLFEELVYGDNAYGWDVIGTAENIRTIKRSDFLKYWKSQYVAHNTVVTVAGNISEGETLRKIEKAFGKLRVGTPVKAAAYKDPKSGPRMRLFEKNTDQSHIVVGTLGYPLESKDRVVADVLSTILGGYMSSRLWADIRGRHGLAYAIRAGHDAYLKTGYFGAYAGVPHERSIEVVERIVGHLGKIKQGGVTAEELKRAKDNIKGHLAISLESTDEVASFLGTQEIMLGKIKKPDELIKKVDAVTRQDIARVAKSLFRKDKLYLSIIGPKLEKGPYEQILKKAL, encoded by the coding sequence ATGAAATTTACCGAAAAGAAGTTTAAAAATGGCTTGCGCGCGATCGTCGCCCCCATGGAATCGACCCAGACGATTACGATTTTGGTATTGGTAGGCACCGGTTCAAACTACGAGGCTAGAGACATCAGCGGCCTTTCGCACTTTCTCGAACATATGTTTTTTAAAGGTACTACCAAATATCCTAAGCCCGGTGAGCTCGACCGGCTACTCGACTCAGTAGGTGCTATCCACAATGCGTTTACTACACGCGAGGAGACGGGGTACTGGATCAAGGTAGACACCAAACAGTTTGATCTTGCTCTTTTGTTTGTTTCTGATATTTTGCAAAACGCGCTTCTCAAAGAAGAAGAGATCAATCGCGAGCGTGGCGTGATTTTAGAAGAGATGAAAATGTATTGGGACGACCCTCGTCGGCATGTGTGGTCGCTTTTTGAAGAGCTCGTGTACGGTGATAATGCGTACGGATGGGATGTGATCGGTACTGCCGAGAATATTCGCACCATCAAGCGTTCGGATTTTTTGAAGTACTGGAAAAGCCAATATGTCGCACACAACACGGTAGTGACGGTCGCGGGTAATATATCAGAAGGCGAGACGCTACGCAAAATTGAAAAAGCATTTGGCAAGCTGCGTGTTGGCACGCCCGTAAAGGCAGCTGCGTACAAAGATCCAAAGTCCGGTCCACGCATGCGTCTTTTTGAAAAAAATACTGATCAATCACATATCGTGGTAGGTACGCTGGGGTATCCGCTCGAGAGTAAAGATCGTGTGGTTGCTGATGTGCTCTCGACTATTTTGGGTGGCTATATGAGCTCGCGTTTGTGGGCGGATATTCGGGGCAGGCACGGTCTCGCCTATGCTATTCGCGCGGGGCATGATGCCTATCTCAAGACGGGTTATTTTGGTGCGTACGCGGGTGTACCGCATGAGCGCAGTATTGAAGTTGTCGAACGCATCGTAGGACACTTAGGAAAGATCAAGCAGGGAGGCGTGACTGCCGAAGAACTTAAGCGCGCGAAAGATAACATCAAAGGACATCTTGCTATCTCGCTTGAATCGACTGACGAGGTCGCATCATTTTTGGGTACGCAGGAGATCATGCTCGGTAAGATCAAAAAACCCGATGAGTTAATCAAAAAAGTTGACGCGGTTACGCGCCAAGATATTGCGCGCGTAGCAAAATCTTTGTTTCGCAAAGACAAACTATATCTCTCTATCATCGGTCCCAAACTTGAAAAAGGCCCGTATGAACAAATCCTCAAAAAAGCCCTATGA
- a CDS encoding peptidylprolyl isomerase — protein MDMQQPRNVIIGLLALFVVFGGVVWLGTSKPATNDAGTASLTDQAAPPPPEVSVGPEVIQFQGKTVKATIKTQKGDIELELYPEVAPKTVSNFVTLSKKGFYNGLIFHRVIAGFMAQGGDPSGNGTGGPGYEFEDEINPKILGVPAEMIVGLEGAGYKYNYDLKSMKNDVGAISMANRGPNTNGSQFFIITESAQPHLDGRHTVFGRVTKGMEVVLKLAEGDAMTEVTIAE, from the coding sequence ATGGATATGCAACAACCACGCAATGTTATTATCGGACTTCTCGCGCTCTTCGTTGTGTTCGGGGGAGTTGTTTGGCTTGGTACGAGCAAGCCTGCGACAAATGACGCAGGTACTGCCTCGCTGACTGATCAGGCCGCACCACCACCTCCAGAAGTATCAGTAGGGCCCGAGGTTATACAATTTCAAGGAAAAACTGTGAAAGCAACAATCAAAACACAAAAAGGTGATATCGAGCTCGAGCTTTACCCAGAGGTAGCACCGAAGACCGTATCAAATTTTGTCACTCTTTCAAAGAAAGGATTTTACAACGGTCTTATCTTTCACCGTGTAATCGCCGGCTTTATGGCACAGGGCGGTGATCCATCAGGCAATGGCACAGGCGGCCCTGGTTATGAGTTTGAAGATGAGATAAATCCCAAGATACTCGGTGTACCCGCAGAGATGATCGTGGGATTAGAAGGCGCTGGCTACAAATATAACTATGATCTCAAATCAATGAAAAATGATGTCGGCGCTATCTCGATGGCAAACCGTGGTCCCAATACCAACGGCAGTCAATTTTTCATCATCACCGAGAGCGCGCAACCACATCTTGATGGTCGTCACACGGTATTTGGTCGCGTGACCAAGGGCATGGAGGTAGTCTTGAAGCTCGCCGAGGGCGACGCGATGACTGAGGTCACGATAGCTGAATAG
- a CDS encoding glycine--tRNA ligase — protein MTSLETIVSLAKRRGFVFPGSDIYGGLAGTWDYGPLGVLLKENIKRAWWRAMRKPHIFPLDSAIISSAKVWQSSGHTDHFTDPLVECRVCKRRFRTDHIDGSKCPECGGVLGESRQFNMMFKTHAGAIEDESAVAYLRPETAQGIFINFKNVVDAFHPKLAFGIAQIGKAFRNEITPRNFVFRSREFEQMELEYFCDPKDADQYFADIRAMRMQWFLDLGIKEENLRFHDYAADELAHYSKATTDIEYRFGLSQDGFSELEGVANRTDFDLKNHFPGYRWAGDDFTKSDAGFVPNVIEPSVGVDRAFLAFMIDAYDEDELAGDKRVVLRLHPKLAPITAAIFPLVSNKEHITAKAKEVFDMLGREFMVRWDDIGNIGKRYRRQDEIGTPWCVTIDYQTLEDGTVTVRDRDTAKQERMAITEIAGMFQEKLL, from the coding sequence ATGACTTCACTCGAAACTATTGTATCGCTCGCAAAACGCAGGGGCTTTGTCTTCCCCGGGTCTGATATCTATGGCGGTCTTGCAGGTACTTGGGACTACGGTCCGCTTGGCGTTCTTCTCAAAGAAAATATTAAACGTGCGTGGTGGCGCGCCATGCGCAAGCCCCATATTTTCCCCCTTGATTCAGCGATTATATCAAGCGCTAAAGTGTGGCAGTCGTCAGGGCACACTGATCACTTTACCGATCCACTCGTTGAGTGTCGCGTATGCAAACGCCGTTTTCGTACTGATCATATAGATGGTAGTAAATGTCCCGAATGCGGAGGGGTACTGGGCGAATCTCGCCAATTCAATATGATGTTCAAGACGCACGCGGGCGCCATCGAGGATGAATCAGCCGTGGCATATTTGCGCCCTGAGACCGCGCAGGGCATTTTTATCAATTTTAAGAATGTCGTTGACGCGTTTCATCCCAAGCTCGCGTTTGGTATCGCGCAGATTGGCAAAGCCTTTCGCAATGAGATCACGCCGCGCAACTTCGTGTTTCGTTCGCGAGAGTTCGAGCAGATGGAGCTTGAGTATTTCTGCGATCCTAAAGATGCTGATCAATACTTTGCAGACATTCGCGCGATGCGTATGCAATGGTTTTTGGATTTGGGCATCAAGGAAGAAAATTTGCGATTTCATGATTACGCGGCCGATGAGCTTGCGCACTATTCAAAAGCAACGACCGATATCGAATATCGCTTCGGTCTTTCGCAAGACGGTTTCTCGGAGCTCGAGGGCGTCGCTAACCGCACCGATTTTGATCTCAAAAATCATTTCCCAGGGTATCGCTGGGCGGGGGACGACTTTACCAAATCTGACGCAGGATTTGTGCCCAATGTCATTGAACCATCGGTTGGCGTGGATCGCGCGTTTCTCGCGTTCATGATTGATGCATATGATGAGGATGAGTTGGCGGGTGACAAGCGCGTGGTATTACGCCTTCATCCCAAGCTCGCGCCTATCACAGCCGCGATTTTCCCATTGGTATCGAACAAAGAGCATATCACCGCGAAGGCAAAAGAAGTTTTTGACATGCTTGGCCGCGAGTTTATGGTGCGTTGGGATGATATCGGCAATATCGGCAAGCGCTACCGCAGGCAAGATGAAATCGGCACCCCATGGTGCGTGACTATTGACTACCAAACACTTGAAGACGGTACGGTGACCGTGCGTGATCGCGATACCGCAAAACAAGAGCGTATGGCAATCACAGAGATAGCAGGCATGTTTCAAGAAAAGCTTTTATAA
- a CDS encoding recombination protein O N-terminal domain-containing protein, which translates to MTGYYGTDAIILASRERGEADAYLTFFTKDLGRVSAIATGVRLAKSKLRGHLRLFIPLRLMLTRGSTVWRVIDAEALGSGDEGATAYHKRCADFVLRMTGDESPDLDLWDAILDIAGVRYFSGEMRFKLRVLEISGFLPDAPEQSKFFTAKARAFIAHRADDALFADHDECTAFEEGIEGILRANHMLY; encoded by the coding sequence ATGACCGGGTACTACGGCACCGATGCCATTATACTTGCTTCGCGCGAGCGGGGGGAGGCTGACGCGTATCTTACTTTTTTTACTAAAGACTTGGGTCGCGTGAGCGCGATTGCTACGGGCGTGCGTCTTGCTAAGTCAAAGCTTCGTGGGCATTTGAGGCTCTTTATCCCGTTGCGCTTGATGCTCACGCGAGGCAGTACCGTATGGCGCGTGATAGACGCGGAAGCTTTAGGGTCAGGCGATGAGGGAGCGACCGCGTATCACAAGCGCTGCGCTGATTTTGTATTACGCATGACGGGCGATGAATCTCCCGATCTCGATTTGTGGGACGCGATACTCGATATAGCAGGCGTACGATATTTTTCCGGCGAGATGCGCTTTAAGTTGCGTGTACTCGAGATTAGCGGGTTTTTGCCGGACGCCCCCGAGCAGAGTAAATTTTTTACGGCAAAAGCGAGAGCATTTATAGCACATCGGGCGGATGATGCGCTCTTTGCAGATCACGATGAATGCACCGCGTTTGAAGAGGGCATCGAGGGGATACTACGCGCCAATCACATGCTATACTAG
- a CDS encoding AI-2E family transporter yields the protein MSRHPHTSIDISTSTLIRLALVILGVVFLWVIRDILMIILVSIVIASAVEPLVQWFMKWRMPRVLATLLIYLSGMAFVIGIFYLLVPPLAGDFQLFFSQLPSLIETALVGFQQKVPFFSFDFVIDAIRTSTLNADQYVRDAVGGFFSFSSAFFSGVFSFGFIVIISFYLTAQEDGIADVLRIVTPKEYEEYALNLWARSQRKIGRWLQGQLLLGLLVGVLVFIMLTVLRVEHAFLFAVLSAVFEIIPYFGPVMAAIPAIAVTAIKDPLLGLLVAGIYFLVQQMENHLIYPQVVRKTVGVHPLLAIIALLIGGTVAGVVGIIIAIPLAVILVEYFNDVVEHKRMV from the coding sequence ATGAGCCGTCATCCCCACACATCGATTGATATCTCAACAAGTACTCTCATTCGCCTTGCCTTGGTGATACTCGGGGTTGTTTTTCTATGGGTCATTCGTGACATTCTGATGATTATTTTAGTGTCAATCGTGATTGCATCAGCGGTAGAACCCCTCGTACAGTGGTTTATGAAATGGCGCATGCCACGCGTACTCGCTACCTTGCTCATTTATCTTTCAGGGATGGCCTTTGTGATTGGCATCTTCTATCTGTTGGTGCCGCCGCTCGCGGGCGACTTTCAGCTCTTTTTCTCACAGTTACCCTCGCTTATCGAGACAGCGCTTGTGGGCTTTCAGCAAAAAGTTCCATTTTTCTCGTTTGATTTTGTCATCGATGCGATTCGCACCTCGACACTCAACGCTGACCAATATGTGCGTGACGCGGTAGGTGGTTTCTTTAGCTTTTCGTCTGCCTTCTTCTCAGGCGTATTTTCGTTTGGATTCATTGTCATCATTTCCTTTTATCTGACGGCACAGGAAGATGGTATCGCCGATGTTCTCCGTATCGTCACGCCCAAAGAATATGAAGAATACGCACTCAATCTGTGGGCGCGCTCACAGCGCAAGATTGGCAGGTGGCTCCAAGGCCAGCTTTTGCTCGGCCTTTTGGTGGGTGTGCTCGTATTTATTATGCTCACGGTATTGCGTGTTGAGCACGCGTTTTTGTTTGCGGTACTCTCGGCAGTCTTTGAGATTATTCCATACTTCGGACCCGTCATGGCAGCAATTCCCGCCATAGCAGTGACTGCCATCAAAGACCCGCTTTTGGGTCTCTTGGTCGCCGGTATTTATTTTTTGGTGCAACAAATGGAAAATCACCTGATCTATCCACAAGTAGTACGCAAGACGGTCGGTGTTCACCCGCTTTTGGCTATTATCGCGCTTCTTATTGGTGGGACGGTTGCGGGTGTTGTCGGTATTATCATTGCTATTCCTCTTGCAGTGATTCTTGTCGAGTATTTTAACGATGTCGTTGAGCATAAGCGGATGGTTTGA
- the argS gene encoding arginine--tRNA ligase, translating to MERNLRTYIEDILHREIGSDVPFSVERQEMEGRGDYSSNIALVRAKVEKRLPMAVAEDIASRIKEKHLPVFSKIEAAAPGFLNFYFDKQYLIEILRDSFVSEPKLKLGTASVEYISANPTGPMHIGNARSGPIGDVVANLLADRGYKVVREYFHNDAGAQIGRFADSLWHWYMIACGEQSVLAEDGYQGEYIQEMGKAVHKKYGAKILKKPDLYKERITKVALASMLKDNLALAKRMGIVFDKVVAESDLEAKTKRALALLDKKGLLTKKEGAVWFTPKDDNLGERESVVIKSDGTYVYFAGDIAYHAEKFKRADLVVDELGENHEGHVPKLRAIADAFDFLQKDFKVVVHGQVTLKKDGQVVSMAKRKGNFVTAEELLDTVGKDAFRFFMLQYAPRSAMTFDMDLARAKSKDNPVYYIQYAHARASSILKKAGYHQKRKINYKKVAWPLLDTEAEWAIIRMILALPDVINQTAEDFQLQRLSRFALDFARAFTHFYETTHVIGERADLEYARLALVSLFRETMQRQCKLMGISTPDTM from the coding sequence ATGGAACGCAATCTCCGTACCTATATAGAAGACATTTTGCATCGCGAGATCGGCTCGGACGTGCCTTTTTCGGTTGAGCGCCAAGAAATGGAGGGTCGGGGAGACTATTCGTCAAACATCGCACTCGTACGCGCCAAAGTTGAGAAGCGTTTGCCTATGGCGGTTGCCGAAGATATTGCCTCACGCATCAAAGAAAAACATTTGCCTGTTTTCAGTAAGATTGAGGCAGCTGCTCCCGGCTTTTTAAATTTTTATTTTGACAAACAATACTTGATCGAGATTTTGCGTGATTCTTTTGTGTCAGAACCAAAGCTCAAGCTCGGTACGGCATCGGTAGAATATATCTCTGCCAATCCTACGGGCCCCATGCATATTGGCAACGCGCGGTCAGGGCCCATCGGCGATGTGGTCGCAAACTTGTTGGCAGATCGCGGATACAAAGTAGTGCGTGAATATTTTCACAATGACGCAGGCGCGCAGATTGGCCGCTTTGCTGATTCACTGTGGCATTGGTATATGATCGCGTGTGGAGAGCAGTCGGTGCTGGCAGAAGATGGCTACCAGGGCGAGTACATCCAAGAGATGGGCAAAGCCGTGCACAAAAAATACGGCGCCAAGATTTTAAAAAAACCCGATCTGTACAAAGAGCGCATCACCAAGGTTGCACTCGCAAGCATGCTCAAAGACAATCTGGCATTGGCAAAGCGTATGGGTATTGTCTTTGACAAGGTTGTCGCGGAAAGTGACCTTGAGGCGAAGACCAAACGCGCGCTCGCCCTGCTCGATAAAAAAGGATTGCTGACCAAAAAAGAGGGTGCAGTGTGGTTTACACCTAAAGATGACAATCTGGGCGAGCGCGAATCGGTCGTGATCAAGAGTGATGGCACCTATGTATATTTTGCGGGTGATATTGCGTATCACGCAGAAAAATTTAAGCGTGCTGACTTGGTGGTAGACGAGCTCGGTGAGAATCACGAAGGTCATGTACCCAAGCTTCGCGCAATCGCTGACGCGTTTGATTTCCTGCAAAAAGATTTCAAGGTAGTGGTGCACGGGCAGGTGACGCTCAAAAAAGACGGGCAGGTGGTATCAATGGCCAAGCGCAAGGGCAACTTTGTTACGGCCGAAGAACTGCTCGATACGGTGGGCAAGGATGCCTTCCGGTTTTTTATGCTGCAGTACGCGCCGCGATCCGCCATGACCTTTGATATGGATTTGGCGCGGGCAAAGTCAAAAGACAATCCTGTCTACTATATACAGTATGCGCATGCGCGCGCCTCGAGTATCCTCAAAAAGGCGGGATACCACCAAAAACGCAAGATAAATTATAAAAAAGTAGCATGGCCGCTTCTTGATACTGAGGCCGAATGGGCGATCATTCGCATGATCTTGGCGTTACCTGATGTGATCAATCAAACTGCCGAAGATTTTCAATTGCAGCGCCTCTCGCGCTTTGCGCTCGATTTCGCGCGTGCCTTTACGCATTTCTATGAAACGACGCATGTAATAGGCGAGCGCGCTGATCTTGAATATGCGCGCCTCGCGCTCGTATCACTCTTTCGCGAGACCATGCAACGGCAGTGTAAACTCATGGGGATTTCTACTCCTGATACGATGTAA
- the smpB gene encoding SsrA-binding protein SmpB: MSVSTTLTQKPYLFYIEEAMTTQNKKVHFDYEILETYEAGIELFGFEVKSIRAGNAHLEGARVIIRGGEAFLVGASIPPYQQPNTPPSYDPDRTRKLLLHKKELSYLAGKEHEKGLTLVPIKLYNKARTIKLEFGVARGKRNFDKRETIKKREVKRSISRELKKY; this comes from the coding sequence ATGTCAGTAAGCACTACTCTAACGCAAAAACCGTATTTGTTCTATATTGAAGAAGCGATGACTACGCAAAACAAAAAAGTACACTTTGACTACGAGATACTCGAAACCTATGAGGCAGGCATCGAGCTTTTTGGCTTTGAGGTTAAATCAATACGCGCGGGCAACGCTCATCTGGAGGGCGCGCGCGTCATCATCCGCGGAGGTGAGGCATTTTTGGTGGGTGCCAGCATCCCCCCCTACCAACAGCCCAATACCCCGCCGTCATATGATCCTGACCGTACGCGCAAGCTATTGCTTCACAAAAAAGAGCTTTCGTACCTTGCCGGCAAAGAACACGAGAAGGGCTTGACATTGGTACCAATTAAGTTGTATAATAAAGCCCGTACCATCAAGCTAGAATTTGGTGTGGCACGCGGAAAACGAAACTTTGACAAGCGCGAAACAATCAAAAAACGCGAGGTCAAACGATCAATTTCTCGAGAATTGAAAAAATACTAA
- a CDS encoding class I tRNA ligase family protein, whose translation MRDELGVLGFWTQKNIFEKSIKQRARAKRFVFFEGPPTANGMPGLHHVEARAFKDVVARYKTMQGFLVERRAGWDTHGLPVEIGVEKALGFKLKQEIDAYGIEPFNRKCKESVWLYTNQWEKVTERMGYWIDTKHPYITYKNSYIESLWHIVKEFNAGKLLYQDDKVVPWCARCGTALSSHELAQGYKKVKDQSVYVRFRLKTRRASLLVWTTTPWTLPANVAAAVHPELEYVTIDDRGEQLIMLGSLASKLFPGLEPLWREPGSKLLGLEYDPPYPAPDIPYRVVGGTFITDQEGTGIVHIAPAFGDDDLKVGKREGLPTFVTVDDAGKFTKAVPQWEGMFVKEADPLVVKDLIQKGLLFKEALYEHDYPFCWRCDTPLIYRVRKSWWVKVSAVRPKMVEANKSINWHPAHLRDGRFGQWLKEDKDWAFSRERYWGTPLPVWSCKECDRKDVFGSIAEISERAPKSTNTYFLMRHGFAKNNLLGIATAKLNNSYGLMPRGKTEVKKAAAGLKKAGIQLIISSDLTRTRETAAILARELRVPVLYDADLREHNHGDYEGDAIEDIWKKHTAEEILKHPFPGGESWADVKKRSYRFFQRLETLHKKKKILVVGHGDPLWFLEAIMRGTQQPDEFSPAKYLKNADVHRIVPVAVPRNEFGETDLHKPFIDEFPVMCSGCLTRMERTPEVADVWFDSGAMPFAAQHYPFENKALIDKGTAYPADFISEAIDQTRGWFYTLLAVSTLLGKKAPYKNVISLGHLLDKEGKKMSKSRGNVVEPMDLFEKYGADAVRWYFFTINQPGDSKLFDVSDLEKSKRTFIDLFLNTLNFYEMYKPVAKKTSRKNALDAWMEAKSAQVSAEVARRMDAYDVVGAARLIEDFVGNDISRWYVRRSRERMRSGEGVEILRKTLLQTAVLAAPFVPFTAEIVYRAAGGKRESVHLEDWPKKRAHNKALVSGMDEVRALAARGLELRARAGIKVRQPLASLMVKGITVRDASLLDILKEELNVKDVVVNKKLTEDAALDTVISPELKEEGEVRELIRFAQDARKKAGLQPLDTVTLTITGNFSAAALAAIKKGTRAKRLEVADTNKGPSVVSVEKV comes from the coding sequence ATGCGAGATGAGCTTGGCGTCCTTGGATTCTGGACCCAGAAAAACATTTTTGAGAAAAGCATTAAGCAGCGCGCTCGGGCAAAGCGCTTTGTTTTTTTTGAGGGGCCACCCACGGCAAATGGCATGCCTGGCCTTCATCACGTGGAAGCGCGCGCGTTCAAAGATGTCGTCGCGCGGTACAAGACTATGCAGGGTTTTTTGGTTGAGCGGCGCGCAGGGTGGGATACCCACGGTCTTCCCGTCGAGATTGGCGTTGAGAAGGCGCTTGGTTTTAAATTAAAACAAGAGATTGATGCGTACGGCATCGAGCCGTTTAATCGCAAATGTAAAGAATCAGTTTGGCTCTATACCAATCAATGGGAGAAGGTGACCGAGCGTATGGGGTATTGGATTGATACCAAACATCCCTATATCACCTATAAAAATTCATATATCGAATCACTTTGGCATATCGTCAAAGAGTTTAACGCGGGTAAGCTCCTCTATCAGGATGACAAAGTGGTGCCGTGGTGCGCGCGTTGTGGCACGGCATTATCATCACATGAGCTCGCGCAAGGATATAAAAAAGTAAAAGATCAGTCAGTCTATGTACGCTTTCGTCTCAAGACGCGCAGAGCATCGCTCCTTGTATGGACCACCACGCCATGGACGCTGCCTGCCAATGTGGCAGCGGCTGTGCATCCTGAGCTCGAATATGTAACTATCGATGACCGGGGCGAGCAGCTTATCATGCTCGGATCTTTGGCATCAAAACTTTTCCCGGGTCTCGAACCGTTGTGGCGCGAACCGGGCTCGAAGCTCTTGGGTCTTGAATACGATCCGCCCTATCCGGCGCCCGACATTCCCTATCGTGTGGTTGGCGGTACTTTTATCACCGATCAAGAAGGTACGGGTATCGTGCATATCGCTCCTGCGTTTGGTGATGACGACCTCAAAGTAGGCAAACGTGAAGGATTGCCCACGTTTGTAACCGTTGATGATGCGGGCAAATTTACCAAGGCAGTACCGCAGTGGGAGGGGATGTTTGTCAAAGAAGCCGATCCGCTTGTCGTAAAAGATTTGATACAAAAGGGGCTTTTATTCAAAGAGGCACTCTACGAACATGATTATCCGTTTTGCTGGCGATGTGATACGCCGCTTATCTATCGTGTACGCAAGTCATGGTGGGTGAAGGTGAGCGCCGTGCGCCCCAAGATGGTAGAGGCAAATAAATCGATCAATTGGCATCCGGCACATTTGCGCGATGGGCGTTTTGGTCAATGGCTCAAAGAAGATAAAGATTGGGCATTTAGCCGCGAGCGCTATTGGGGCACGCCATTACCGGTATGGTCGTGCAAAGAGTGCGATCGCAAGGATGTGTTTGGCTCAATCGCGGAAATCTCTGAGCGCGCGCCCAAATCTACTAATACGTATTTCTTGATGCGCCATGGGTTTGCAAAAAATAACTTACTTGGTATCGCAACCGCCAAGCTCAATAACTCATACGGTCTTATGCCGCGCGGCAAGACCGAGGTAAAAAAAGCGGCAGCGGGTTTAAAGAAGGCGGGCATTCAGCTTATTATTTCATCAGACCTTACGCGCACGCGCGAGACTGCGGCTATTTTGGCGCGCGAACTTCGGGTACCAGTTTTGTACGATGCTGACTTGCGTGAACACAACCATGGTGATTATGAGGGTGATGCTATCGAAGACATCTGGAAAAAGCATACGGCCGAAGAAATCCTCAAACATCCCTTTCCAGGAGGCGAGTCATGGGCAGATGTAAAAAAACGCAGTTATCGTTTTTTTCAAAGACTCGAGACATTACATAAGAAGAAAAAGATTTTGGTGGTGGGCCACGGCGATCCGCTATGGTTTTTAGAGGCGATTATGCGCGGCACGCAACAGCCTGATGAATTTTCACCAGCAAAATATCTCAAAAATGCCGATGTACATCGTATCGTACCCGTGGCGGTGCCGCGCAATGAGTTTGGTGAGACGGATCTTCACAAACCGTTTATCGATGAGTTTCCGGTAATGTGTTCGGGGTGCCTGACGCGCATGGAACGTACACCTGAGGTTGCTGATGTGTGGTTTGATTCGGGTGCCATGCCATTTGCCGCACAGCACTATCCGTTTGAAAACAAAGCGCTTATCGATAAGGGCACGGCGTATCCTGCAGATTTTATCTCCGAGGCGATTGATCAGACGCGCGGGTGGTTTTATACGCTCCTTGCAGTCTCGACATTGCTTGGCAAAAAAGCTCCCTATAAAAATGTTATTTCACTCGGGCATTTGCTGGATAAAGAAGGAAAGAAGATGTCAAAGTCTCGCGGCAATGTGGTGGAGCCCATGGATCTTTTTGAAAAATATGGCGCTGATGCAGTGCGTTGGTATTTCTTTACTATCAATCAGCCTGGCGACTCAAAGCTCTTTGATGTTTCTGATCTTGAAAAATCAAAACGAACATTCATCGATCTCTTTCTCAATACGCTCAATTTCTACGAGATGTATAAACCGGTCGCCAAAAAAACATCACGCAAGAATGCTCTTGATGCGTGGATGGAGGCGAAGTCTGCCCAAGTAAGCGCCGAGGTCGCACGCCGCATGGATGCGTATGATGTGGTTGGCGCGGCGCGCCTCATCGAAGATTTTGTGGGCAATGATATTTCACGTTGGTATGTACGCCGGTCGCGCGAACGCATGCGCTCAGGCGAGGGTGTTGAGATTTTGCGCAAAACGCTTTTGCAGACCGCAGTGCTCGCAGCTCCTTTTGTGCCGTTTACCGCGGAGATCGTATACCGAGCTGCCGGCGGCAAGCGCGAGAGCGTGCATCTTGAGGATTGGCCAAAGAAACGCGCGCATAACAAGGCGCTCGTGAGCGGTATGGACGAAGTGCGTGCGCTTGCCGCACGCGGCCTTGAACTCCGTGCGCGCGCCGGTATCAAAGTGCGCCAGCCGCTTGCGTCCCTTATGGTTAAAGGCATTACCGTGCGTGATGCATCTCTTCTCGATATTTTAAAAGAAGAACTCAATGTCAAAGATGTGGTGGTCAATAAAAAATTAACAGAAGATGCGGCACTCGATACCGTAATATCACCCGAACTCAAAGAAGAAGGCGAGGTGCGTGAGCTTATCCGTTTTGCTCAAGACGCTCGTAAAAAGGCAGGTCTCCAGCCGCTCGATACGGTAACGCTCACTATTACGGGCAATTTTTCCGCAGCCGCACTCGCGGCCATCAAAAAGGGCACGCGCGCCAAGCGTCTGGAAGTTGCCGATACAAACAAAGGCCCCAGTGTTGTCTCGGTCGAAAAGGTGTAG